Proteins found in one Deltaproteobacteria bacterium genomic segment:
- a CDS encoding DUF4276 family protein: protein MKTIVFFLEEPSAKEMLEGVLPRVLPPQAQIRYLIFSGKQDLEKNLVRKLRGWRSPDSVFVVMRDQDSSDCHVVKQRLVALCTQATEGEALVRVACHEIESFYLGDLAAVEKGLNLNGLSTKQNNRKYRNPDNLGNPSEELFKITKGEYQKVSGSRAIGPHLDLTNNRSHSFNVLVTGLRRFAETA, encoded by the coding sequence ATGAAAACCATCGTTTTTTTTCTTGAAGAACCATCGGCGAAAGAAATGCTTGAAGGCGTACTTCCCCGGGTGCTGCCCCCACAAGCTCAGATACGGTATCTGATATTTAGTGGCAAGCAGGATCTTGAAAAGAATCTTGTGCGAAAACTGCGTGGGTGGCGCTCGCCGGACTCGGTGTTCGTAGTAATGCGTGATCAGGATTCCAGCGATTGTCACGTCGTAAAACAGAGGCTGGTAGCGTTATGTACCCAGGCGACCGAGGGCGAGGCTTTGGTGCGTGTGGCCTGTCATGAAATAGAAAGCTTTTATTTGGGCGACTTGGCTGCCGTCGAAAAGGGGTTAAACCTGAATGGGCTTTCAACCAAACAAAACAATCGCAAGTACAGAAACCCGGACAATCTCGGAAATCCTTCCGAAGAATTATTCAAGATTACAAAAGGAGAATATCAGAAAGTTTCCGGATCACGCGCTATCGGACCGCATCTTGATTTGACGAATAACCGATCTCACAGCTTCAACGTTCTCGTAACAGGACTTCGTAGATTTGCAGAAACAGCCTGA